A genomic stretch from Lathyrus oleraceus cultivar Zhongwan6 chromosome 2, CAAS_Psat_ZW6_1.0, whole genome shotgun sequence includes:
- the LOC127123680 gene encoding uncharacterized protein LOC127123680, with the protein MSEINQPVTEGLKTSPQKTTTQHSHTSGSDRKDDLGPETQVEANRDAMVVDEEVQVGIVSEGDSPNVEGADTTALGGVDTQDEELRRDDEEEKVEEPPVFDDADNDDDDEELDDQEEQP; encoded by the coding sequence ATGAGCGAGATCAACCAACCCGTTACTGAAGGACTTAAGACTTCGCCACAAAAAACCACTACTCAACACTCTCACACAAGTGGCTCTGATCGCAAAGATGATTTGGGTCCAGAAACCCAAGTTGAGGCGAATAGGGATGCCATGGTGGTGGATGAAGAAGTCCAAGTTGGCATCGTGTCTGAAGGTGATTCACCTAACGTCGAAGGCGCAGACACCACTGCTTTGGGAGGTGTTGATACCCAAGATGAGGAGCTGAGAAGAGACGACGAAGAAGAAAAAGTCGAAGAGCCGCCGGTATTCGATGACGctgataatgatgatgatgatgaggagcttGATGACCAAGAAGAACAACCTTAG